A section of the Mangifera indica cultivar Alphonso chromosome 12, CATAS_Mindica_2.1, whole genome shotgun sequence genome encodes:
- the LOC123230279 gene encoding retinoblastoma-related protein-like isoform X1: protein MSQASPKNMEEEKPSAPSLNNSETNTGDYDATEARLIDLCKNIISLDESTYIQTVKLFKDTRHLLSANISGIGNGTPEEAERFWFAFVLYSVKRLSEKNGDSPPQGFNENEFNLCQILRVAKLNFVDFFKELPQFVVKAGPMLSNMYGADWENRLETKELQANFVHLSLLSKYYKRTYREFFLPSDANGDKLSAVASAGGHVSDYHRFGWLLFLALRVHAFSRFKDLVTCTNGLISIMAVLILHVPVRFRNFDIHDSSHFVKKGNKGIDLIASLCNIYDTSEDDLKKTMEKTNSLISDILKKEPHLACECKSENLENIEPDGLIYFENLMDESSLSTSLKILEQDYNDATRNKGELDERMFINEDSILGSGSLSGGAINITGTKRKFDSMASPVKSVTSPLSPHHSSALHANGISGGSKMAATPVSTAMTTAKWLRTIICSLPSRPSAELERFLRSCDKDVTSDVTRRAQIILEAVFPSSSLGERCGTGNLQSTKLMDNIWAEQRRLEALKLYYRVLEALCTAEAQVLHATNLTSLLTNERFHRCMLACSAELVLATHKTVTMLFPAVLERTGITAFDLSKVIESFIRHEESLPRELRRHLNSMEERLLESMVWEKGSSMYNSLTVARPALSAEINRLGLLADPMPSLDAIAMHINFSSGGLPPVPSLQKHELSPGQDGDIRSPKRPCTDYRSVLVERNTFTSPVKDRLLVLNNLKSKFLPPPLQSAFASPSRPNPGGKGETCAETGINIFFTKINKLAAVRINGMVERLQLSQIRESIYCLFQQILNQQTSLFFNRHIDQIILCCFYGVAKISQLPLTFKEIIYNYRKQPQSKPQVFRSVFIDCSYARQSGRTEPDHVDVITFYNKIFVPAVKPLLVELGPAGAKTRTNQASEVNHNNDGPCPGSPKISPFPTLPDMSPEKVSAVHNVYVSPLRTSKKDALISHSSKSYYACVGESTRAYQSPSKDLSDINNRLNGSKRKMRGTLNFDEDVGLVSDSMVANSLSPDS from the exons ATGAGTCAAGCTTCTCCAAAGAATATGGAAGAGGAAAAGCCCTCGGCTCCATCATTAAACAATTCTGAAACTAATACAGGGGATTATGATGCCACAGAAGCTCGATTAATTGATCTATGCAAg AATATTATATCATTGGATGAGAGCACTTACATTCAAACTGTGAAGCTATTCAAAGATACGAGACACCTTTTGTCAGCAAACATATCTGGCATTGGCAATGGAACG CCAGAAGAAGCAGAGCGGTTTTGGTTTGCTTTTGTATTATATTCAGTTAAAAGGTTGAGTGAAAAGAATGGAGACAGTCCACCGCAGGGATTCAATGAAAATGAGTTTAATCTATGCCAGATATTGAGAGTTGCAAAGTTGAA ctttgtggatttttttaaaGAGTTGCCTCAGTTTGTTGTTAAGGCTGGTCCGATGTTAAGTAATATGTATGGGGCAGACTGGGAGAATAGACTTGAG ACGAAAGAGTTGCAAGCCAATTTTGTGCATCTAAGTCTTTTAAGCAA GTACTACAAACGTACATACAGAGAATTCTTCTTGCCAAGTGATGCAAACGGTGATAAGCTTTCAGCTGTTGCCAGTGCCGGTGGCCATGTTTCAGACTACCATCGTTTTGGATGGTTACTGTTTCTGGCACTCCGTGTACATGCATTCAGCCGGTTCAAAGATCTTGTGACTTGCACAAATGGATTGATCTCCATAATG GCTGTTTTGATCCTACATGTTCCTGTTCGCTTCCGAAATTTTGATATCCATGATTCCTCACACTTTG TTAAGAAAGGCAACAAAGGCATTGACTTGATTGCATCACTTTGCAACATTTATGACACCTCAGAAGatgatttgaaaaaaacaatGGAAAAGACCAATAGTTTAATATCAGATATATTGAAGAAAGAGCCTCATTTGGCATGTGAATGTAAAAGTGAAAACTTGGAGAATATTGAAcctg ATGGTTTGATATATTTTGAGAATCTGATGGACGAATCATCTCTATCAACCAGTCTGAAAATTTTAGAGCAAGATTATAATGATGCTACACGTAATAAGGGTGAGCTGGATGAGAGAATGTTTATTAATGAGGACAGTATACTTGGTTCAGGAAGCTTGTCTGGAGGTGCCATAAATATAACTGGTACCAAG agaaaatttgattcaatggCGTCTCCAGTGAAGTCGGTTACAAGTCCACTGTCTCCTCATCACTCTTCAGCATTGCATGCAAATGGTATATCTGGTGGTTCAAAGATGGCAGCCACACCTGTGAGCACAGCAATGACTACTGCCAAGTGGCTTAGAACTATTATTTGTTCACTTCCATCAAGACCATCGGCAGAGTTGGAGCGATTCTTGAGATCATGTGATAAGGATGTAACCAGTGATGTGACACGCAGGGCACAGATAATTTTGGAAGCTGTATTTCCAAGCAGTAGTTTAGGAGAGCGCTGTGGAACTGGGAACCTACAAAGTACAAAATTGATGGACAATATATGGGCAGAGCAACGAAGACTGGAAGCCCTCAAGTTATATTATAGGGTTTTAGAAGCATTGTGTACAGCTGAAGCCCAAGTTTTGCATGCCACAAATTTGACCTCTCTATTGACTAATGAGAGGTTCCATAGATGTATGCTTGCCTGTTCTGCTGAACTGGTTCTGGCCACACATAAGACTGTCACAATGTTGTTTCCTGCAGTTCTAGAGAGAACTGGCATCACTGCATTTGACCTTAGCAAGGTGATAGAAAGTTTTATTAGACATGAGGAGTCTCTCCCGAGAGAATTGAGGCGGCATTTGAATTCCATGGAGGAGCGACTTTTGGAGAGTATGGTTTGGGAAAAGGGCTCATCAATGTATAATTCTCTGACGGTTGCTAGACCGGCTCTGTCTGCAGAGATAAATCGTCTTGGATTGCTGGCAGATCCAATGCCGTCTCTAGATGCAATTGCCATGcacattaatttttcttctgGAGGATTGCCTCCTGTGCCTTCTTTGCAGAAACATGAGTTGTCACCAg gtcAAGATGGTGATATTAGGTCCCCAAAGAGACCATGTACAGACTACCGGAGTGTGTTAGTGGAACGGAATACCTTTACATCACCAGTGAAGGATCGCTTGCTGGTGCTCAATAACCTTAAATCTAAGTTTCTGCCACCTCCTTTACAATCTGCCTTTGCCAG CCCAAGTCGGCCAAACCCAGGAGGTAAAGGAGAAACTTGTGCCGAAACTGGGATTAATATCTTTTTCACTAAG ATTAATAAGCTGGCTGCTGTTAGAATCAATGGTATGGTGGAGAGGCTACAATTGTCTCAGATAAGGGAGAGCATATACTGTCTTTTCCAGCAAATTCTTAATCAACAGACATCTCTCTTCTTTAATCGCCATATTGACCAGATTATCCTCTGCTGTTTCTATGGAGTTGCTAAG ATTTCTCAACTGCCCCTGACCTTCAAGGAAATCATTTACAACTATAGGAAACAACCACAAAGTAAACCACAAGTTTTTCGCAGTGTGTTTATTGATTGTTCATATGCACGCCAAAGTGGG AGAACTGAGCCAGATCATGTTGATGTTATAACattttacaacaaaatatttGTTCCTGCCGTAAAGCCTCTGCTGGTGGAACTTGGACCTGCCGGTGCAAAGACAAGAACTAACCAGGCTTCTGAAGTGAACCATAATAATGAcg GTCCATGCCCTGGATCACCTAAAATATCTCCTTTTCCAACCCTTCCTGATATGTCGCCTGAGAAAGTATCTGCAGTACACAATGTATATGTTTCTCCGTTAAGAACATCAAAG AAGGATGCTCTTATCTCACATAGCTCGAAAAGCTATTATGCTTGTGTTGGAGAAAGTACTCGTGCTTACCAGAGCCCTTCAAAAGATTTAAGTGACATCAATAACCGCTTGAATGG GAGCAAGCGAAAGATGAGAGGCACACTTAACTTCGACGAGGATGTTGGGTTGGTTAGCGATTCTATGGTGGCTAACAGCCTCAGCCCTGATTCGTGA
- the LOC123230279 gene encoding retinoblastoma-related protein-like isoform X2 yields the protein MGQTGRIDLSCSPFFSYQTKELQANFVHLSLLSKYYKRTYREFFLPSDANGDKLSAVASAGGHVSDYHRFGWLLFLALRVHAFSRFKDLVTCTNGLISIMAVLILHVPVRFRNFDIHDSSHFVKKGNKGIDLIASLCNIYDTSEDDLKKTMEKTNSLISDILKKEPHLACECKSENLENIEPDGLIYFENLMDESSLSTSLKILEQDYNDATRNKGELDERMFINEDSILGSGSLSGGAINITGTKRKFDSMASPVKSVTSPLSPHHSSALHANGISGGSKMAATPVSTAMTTAKWLRTIICSLPSRPSAELERFLRSCDKDVTSDVTRRAQIILEAVFPSSSLGERCGTGNLQSTKLMDNIWAEQRRLEALKLYYRVLEALCTAEAQVLHATNLTSLLTNERFHRCMLACSAELVLATHKTVTMLFPAVLERTGITAFDLSKVIESFIRHEESLPRELRRHLNSMEERLLESMVWEKGSSMYNSLTVARPALSAEINRLGLLADPMPSLDAIAMHINFSSGGLPPVPSLQKHELSPGQDGDIRSPKRPCTDYRSVLVERNTFTSPVKDRLLVLNNLKSKFLPPPLQSAFASPSRPNPGGKGETCAETGINIFFTKINKLAAVRINGMVERLQLSQIRESIYCLFQQILNQQTSLFFNRHIDQIILCCFYGVAKISQLPLTFKEIIYNYRKQPQSKPQVFRSVFIDCSYARQSGRTEPDHVDVITFYNKIFVPAVKPLLVELGPAGAKTRTNQASEVNHNNDGPCPGSPKISPFPTLPDMSPEKVSAVHNVYVSPLRTSKKDALISHSSKSYYACVGESTRAYQSPSKDLSDINNRLNGSKRKMRGTLNFDEDVGLVSDSMVANSLSPDS from the exons ATGGGGCAGACTGGGAGAATAGACTTGAG TTGTAGTCCATTTTTCTCTTACCAGACGAAAGAGTTGCAAGCCAATTTTGTGCATCTAAGTCTTTTAAGCAA GTACTACAAACGTACATACAGAGAATTCTTCTTGCCAAGTGATGCAAACGGTGATAAGCTTTCAGCTGTTGCCAGTGCCGGTGGCCATGTTTCAGACTACCATCGTTTTGGATGGTTACTGTTTCTGGCACTCCGTGTACATGCATTCAGCCGGTTCAAAGATCTTGTGACTTGCACAAATGGATTGATCTCCATAATG GCTGTTTTGATCCTACATGTTCCTGTTCGCTTCCGAAATTTTGATATCCATGATTCCTCACACTTTG TTAAGAAAGGCAACAAAGGCATTGACTTGATTGCATCACTTTGCAACATTTATGACACCTCAGAAGatgatttgaaaaaaacaatGGAAAAGACCAATAGTTTAATATCAGATATATTGAAGAAAGAGCCTCATTTGGCATGTGAATGTAAAAGTGAAAACTTGGAGAATATTGAAcctg ATGGTTTGATATATTTTGAGAATCTGATGGACGAATCATCTCTATCAACCAGTCTGAAAATTTTAGAGCAAGATTATAATGATGCTACACGTAATAAGGGTGAGCTGGATGAGAGAATGTTTATTAATGAGGACAGTATACTTGGTTCAGGAAGCTTGTCTGGAGGTGCCATAAATATAACTGGTACCAAG agaaaatttgattcaatggCGTCTCCAGTGAAGTCGGTTACAAGTCCACTGTCTCCTCATCACTCTTCAGCATTGCATGCAAATGGTATATCTGGTGGTTCAAAGATGGCAGCCACACCTGTGAGCACAGCAATGACTACTGCCAAGTGGCTTAGAACTATTATTTGTTCACTTCCATCAAGACCATCGGCAGAGTTGGAGCGATTCTTGAGATCATGTGATAAGGATGTAACCAGTGATGTGACACGCAGGGCACAGATAATTTTGGAAGCTGTATTTCCAAGCAGTAGTTTAGGAGAGCGCTGTGGAACTGGGAACCTACAAAGTACAAAATTGATGGACAATATATGGGCAGAGCAACGAAGACTGGAAGCCCTCAAGTTATATTATAGGGTTTTAGAAGCATTGTGTACAGCTGAAGCCCAAGTTTTGCATGCCACAAATTTGACCTCTCTATTGACTAATGAGAGGTTCCATAGATGTATGCTTGCCTGTTCTGCTGAACTGGTTCTGGCCACACATAAGACTGTCACAATGTTGTTTCCTGCAGTTCTAGAGAGAACTGGCATCACTGCATTTGACCTTAGCAAGGTGATAGAAAGTTTTATTAGACATGAGGAGTCTCTCCCGAGAGAATTGAGGCGGCATTTGAATTCCATGGAGGAGCGACTTTTGGAGAGTATGGTTTGGGAAAAGGGCTCATCAATGTATAATTCTCTGACGGTTGCTAGACCGGCTCTGTCTGCAGAGATAAATCGTCTTGGATTGCTGGCAGATCCAATGCCGTCTCTAGATGCAATTGCCATGcacattaatttttcttctgGAGGATTGCCTCCTGTGCCTTCTTTGCAGAAACATGAGTTGTCACCAg gtcAAGATGGTGATATTAGGTCCCCAAAGAGACCATGTACAGACTACCGGAGTGTGTTAGTGGAACGGAATACCTTTACATCACCAGTGAAGGATCGCTTGCTGGTGCTCAATAACCTTAAATCTAAGTTTCTGCCACCTCCTTTACAATCTGCCTTTGCCAG CCCAAGTCGGCCAAACCCAGGAGGTAAAGGAGAAACTTGTGCCGAAACTGGGATTAATATCTTTTTCACTAAG ATTAATAAGCTGGCTGCTGTTAGAATCAATGGTATGGTGGAGAGGCTACAATTGTCTCAGATAAGGGAGAGCATATACTGTCTTTTCCAGCAAATTCTTAATCAACAGACATCTCTCTTCTTTAATCGCCATATTGACCAGATTATCCTCTGCTGTTTCTATGGAGTTGCTAAG ATTTCTCAACTGCCCCTGACCTTCAAGGAAATCATTTACAACTATAGGAAACAACCACAAAGTAAACCACAAGTTTTTCGCAGTGTGTTTATTGATTGTTCATATGCACGCCAAAGTGGG AGAACTGAGCCAGATCATGTTGATGTTATAACattttacaacaaaatatttGTTCCTGCCGTAAAGCCTCTGCTGGTGGAACTTGGACCTGCCGGTGCAAAGACAAGAACTAACCAGGCTTCTGAAGTGAACCATAATAATGAcg GTCCATGCCCTGGATCACCTAAAATATCTCCTTTTCCAACCCTTCCTGATATGTCGCCTGAGAAAGTATCTGCAGTACACAATGTATATGTTTCTCCGTTAAGAACATCAAAG AAGGATGCTCTTATCTCACATAGCTCGAAAAGCTATTATGCTTGTGTTGGAGAAAGTACTCGTGCTTACCAGAGCCCTTCAAAAGATTTAAGTGACATCAATAACCGCTTGAATGG GAGCAAGCGAAAGATGAGAGGCACACTTAACTTCGACGAGGATGTTGGGTTGGTTAGCGATTCTATGGTGGCTAACAGCCTCAGCCCTGATTCGTGA
- the LOC123230279 gene encoding retinoblastoma-related protein-like isoform X3, protein MGQTGRIDLSPFFSYQTKELQANFVHLSLLSKYYKRTYREFFLPSDANGDKLSAVASAGGHVSDYHRFGWLLFLALRVHAFSRFKDLVTCTNGLISIMAVLILHVPVRFRNFDIHDSSHFVKKGNKGIDLIASLCNIYDTSEDDLKKTMEKTNSLISDILKKEPHLACECKSENLENIEPDGLIYFENLMDESSLSTSLKILEQDYNDATRNKGELDERMFINEDSILGSGSLSGGAINITGTKRKFDSMASPVKSVTSPLSPHHSSALHANGISGGSKMAATPVSTAMTTAKWLRTIICSLPSRPSAELERFLRSCDKDVTSDVTRRAQIILEAVFPSSSLGERCGTGNLQSTKLMDNIWAEQRRLEALKLYYRVLEALCTAEAQVLHATNLTSLLTNERFHRCMLACSAELVLATHKTVTMLFPAVLERTGITAFDLSKVIESFIRHEESLPRELRRHLNSMEERLLESMVWEKGSSMYNSLTVARPALSAEINRLGLLADPMPSLDAIAMHINFSSGGLPPVPSLQKHELSPGQDGDIRSPKRPCTDYRSVLVERNTFTSPVKDRLLVLNNLKSKFLPPPLQSAFASPSRPNPGGKGETCAETGINIFFTKINKLAAVRINGMVERLQLSQIRESIYCLFQQILNQQTSLFFNRHIDQIILCCFYGVAKISQLPLTFKEIIYNYRKQPQSKPQVFRSVFIDCSYARQSGRTEPDHVDVITFYNKIFVPAVKPLLVELGPAGAKTRTNQASEVNHNNDGPCPGSPKISPFPTLPDMSPEKVSAVHNVYVSPLRTSKKDALISHSSKSYYACVGESTRAYQSPSKDLSDINNRLNGSKRKMRGTLNFDEDVGLVSDSMVANSLSPDS, encoded by the exons ATGGGGCAGACTGGGAGAATAGACTTGAG TCCATTTTTCTCTTACCAGACGAAAGAGTTGCAAGCCAATTTTGTGCATCTAAGTCTTTTAAGCAA GTACTACAAACGTACATACAGAGAATTCTTCTTGCCAAGTGATGCAAACGGTGATAAGCTTTCAGCTGTTGCCAGTGCCGGTGGCCATGTTTCAGACTACCATCGTTTTGGATGGTTACTGTTTCTGGCACTCCGTGTACATGCATTCAGCCGGTTCAAAGATCTTGTGACTTGCACAAATGGATTGATCTCCATAATG GCTGTTTTGATCCTACATGTTCCTGTTCGCTTCCGAAATTTTGATATCCATGATTCCTCACACTTTG TTAAGAAAGGCAACAAAGGCATTGACTTGATTGCATCACTTTGCAACATTTATGACACCTCAGAAGatgatttgaaaaaaacaatGGAAAAGACCAATAGTTTAATATCAGATATATTGAAGAAAGAGCCTCATTTGGCATGTGAATGTAAAAGTGAAAACTTGGAGAATATTGAAcctg ATGGTTTGATATATTTTGAGAATCTGATGGACGAATCATCTCTATCAACCAGTCTGAAAATTTTAGAGCAAGATTATAATGATGCTACACGTAATAAGGGTGAGCTGGATGAGAGAATGTTTATTAATGAGGACAGTATACTTGGTTCAGGAAGCTTGTCTGGAGGTGCCATAAATATAACTGGTACCAAG agaaaatttgattcaatggCGTCTCCAGTGAAGTCGGTTACAAGTCCACTGTCTCCTCATCACTCTTCAGCATTGCATGCAAATGGTATATCTGGTGGTTCAAAGATGGCAGCCACACCTGTGAGCACAGCAATGACTACTGCCAAGTGGCTTAGAACTATTATTTGTTCACTTCCATCAAGACCATCGGCAGAGTTGGAGCGATTCTTGAGATCATGTGATAAGGATGTAACCAGTGATGTGACACGCAGGGCACAGATAATTTTGGAAGCTGTATTTCCAAGCAGTAGTTTAGGAGAGCGCTGTGGAACTGGGAACCTACAAAGTACAAAATTGATGGACAATATATGGGCAGAGCAACGAAGACTGGAAGCCCTCAAGTTATATTATAGGGTTTTAGAAGCATTGTGTACAGCTGAAGCCCAAGTTTTGCATGCCACAAATTTGACCTCTCTATTGACTAATGAGAGGTTCCATAGATGTATGCTTGCCTGTTCTGCTGAACTGGTTCTGGCCACACATAAGACTGTCACAATGTTGTTTCCTGCAGTTCTAGAGAGAACTGGCATCACTGCATTTGACCTTAGCAAGGTGATAGAAAGTTTTATTAGACATGAGGAGTCTCTCCCGAGAGAATTGAGGCGGCATTTGAATTCCATGGAGGAGCGACTTTTGGAGAGTATGGTTTGGGAAAAGGGCTCATCAATGTATAATTCTCTGACGGTTGCTAGACCGGCTCTGTCTGCAGAGATAAATCGTCTTGGATTGCTGGCAGATCCAATGCCGTCTCTAGATGCAATTGCCATGcacattaatttttcttctgGAGGATTGCCTCCTGTGCCTTCTTTGCAGAAACATGAGTTGTCACCAg gtcAAGATGGTGATATTAGGTCCCCAAAGAGACCATGTACAGACTACCGGAGTGTGTTAGTGGAACGGAATACCTTTACATCACCAGTGAAGGATCGCTTGCTGGTGCTCAATAACCTTAAATCTAAGTTTCTGCCACCTCCTTTACAATCTGCCTTTGCCAG CCCAAGTCGGCCAAACCCAGGAGGTAAAGGAGAAACTTGTGCCGAAACTGGGATTAATATCTTTTTCACTAAG ATTAATAAGCTGGCTGCTGTTAGAATCAATGGTATGGTGGAGAGGCTACAATTGTCTCAGATAAGGGAGAGCATATACTGTCTTTTCCAGCAAATTCTTAATCAACAGACATCTCTCTTCTTTAATCGCCATATTGACCAGATTATCCTCTGCTGTTTCTATGGAGTTGCTAAG ATTTCTCAACTGCCCCTGACCTTCAAGGAAATCATTTACAACTATAGGAAACAACCACAAAGTAAACCACAAGTTTTTCGCAGTGTGTTTATTGATTGTTCATATGCACGCCAAAGTGGG AGAACTGAGCCAGATCATGTTGATGTTATAACattttacaacaaaatatttGTTCCTGCCGTAAAGCCTCTGCTGGTGGAACTTGGACCTGCCGGTGCAAAGACAAGAACTAACCAGGCTTCTGAAGTGAACCATAATAATGAcg GTCCATGCCCTGGATCACCTAAAATATCTCCTTTTCCAACCCTTCCTGATATGTCGCCTGAGAAAGTATCTGCAGTACACAATGTATATGTTTCTCCGTTAAGAACATCAAAG AAGGATGCTCTTATCTCACATAGCTCGAAAAGCTATTATGCTTGTGTTGGAGAAAGTACTCGTGCTTACCAGAGCCCTTCAAAAGATTTAAGTGACATCAATAACCGCTTGAATGG GAGCAAGCGAAAGATGAGAGGCACACTTAACTTCGACGAGGATGTTGGGTTGGTTAGCGATTCTATGGTGGCTAACAGCCTCAGCCCTGATTCGTGA